A segment of the bacterium genome:
GGGCCTGATAGCGCACCTGTTCATCCGCTTGTTCTTCTCCGCAGTACCAGGTCGTTTCCACCCGGCGGACCGGTTTGGTCAAGCGATACAGGCCATAGACCAGGGCCAAACAGAGACAAAAAACAAGCAACAGGGACAAAGGATTCCATGCAGCGGTTAAACCTGTGCCCCACTCCAGCGCCATTCCGTGCAACGTCTGCTCGCCGGCCAGGGTTGCGGCGGGCGGCAAGAACGCCGGCGGCAAAAGACCGGACACCGCCTGACTGATCCACTGCAGCGGCCAGAGCGGAAAAAGCCCCAGGCCGATGCAGGCGGCCACCAGCAGCCCCTGGCTCAGCTGCATGCCCGTCGGCACTTCGCCGGGTCGCGCCCCGCTGCCATGATCCGCATATTTGCCGTAAAATAGCGCGGTGGAAAATTTCATGAAAGACGCCAGAGTGACCGCACTGATAAACAGGGCGAAAACCGCCAACAGCAGAAACAGTGGGGCAATGTTTGAACCGGCGATGGCAGTCTGATAGATCAGCCATTTACTGGCAAAGCCGTTCAAAGGCGGCAACCCAGCGATGGCAAAGGAGGCCAGGAGGGTCCACACCGCGGTTACCGGTAAAAGACGCGCAAGACCCCCCACGTGGTTGATGTTGAAGGTTTTCACCTTCCAATACACCGAGCCGGCATTGAAAAACAGACACGATTTGTAGCACACATTGTTGATCAGATGAAAGATGCCGGCGCATAGACCGGCCAGCGCCAACAACGGCCGGCTGTTGAGAAAATAAATGCCGATGCCGATGCTGAGGAACATATAGCCCATCTGTCCGATGACGTGAAAGGAAAGCAGTTTTTTACCGTTGTCCTGAACCAGCGCAGTCAGTGTGCCGATAAAAATTGAGACGGTGCCGAACACCGCGATGATGGCGCCCCAAATCTGTGTAGACGCACTCATGGGCAGCAGGTCGACAAAGATGCGTAAAATGCCATACACGCCGAGTTTGGTCATACTGCCGGCAAAGGCTGCGGTGGCTGGCGTGGGCGCGGCCGCATAGGCGCCCGGCAGCCAATCGCCCATGGGAAGAATGCCCGCTTTAGTCGCAAATCCCAAAAAGAAAAACAGCAACACCAGGTGAAGTAAATGCGGCCGTGTGACCAGCAGGGAAGCCATGGCGTCGCTCTGGCCTTGAAAAGAGAAAGAACCGCTCTCGCGATAAAGGATCATGGCTGCAATAAACATCAGCGCCGTGGCGACGTGGGTGATGATAAAATATTTCAATCCAGCCCGGCCTTTTTCCCGATCCTTTTTCTCAAAGACCACCAGCCCATAAGAGCATAGGGTCATGATCTCCCAAAAAATAAAAAAGAAAAACAGATCCGCCACCGCCACCACGCAGCAGACTCCGGCAAAAAAAAGCGAAAGGACCGGATAAAAGCCGGCCAGATTATAAACGTCATATTCCGGCATCCGCATATAGCCACGGCCATACAGCGGCACCAGAATGGCGACCAAGGCGATGATGGCGAGGAACAGCGCGCTGAGAGGATCTATTTTGAAAAAAAGCTCGCCATGAAGACCCGGAATGCTCCACAGCGGGTATTCCATCGTCACCGTGCCGTGACGAAAAGCCGTCACGACCACGCCCGCCAGTGGCAAGGCAGCCAGCAGGTGAGCCGCTAAGGTGATGGAGCCCACCCATTGACGTTTGCTGCTGAAAACCCAAGCCAACACAGCGCCGGTCAAATAAAACAGCAGAGCGATATAAAAACCAGTCATAGGGGAACACTCCTCTTCCAACGCCGGCTAAGATTACAGACCGAAACAGCGCATCAGGTGCAACGCAAAATAGGGAGCAGCCAGGGTGAATAGCATTAACAAGATCAGCACCACGCTCATGGACAGCGGCGGATTGGCTGCCCGGCCGGCCGGCTCTGAGACCGGGCCGAAAAACACCTTGTGTCCGATATGCAAAAACCAGGCGAAGGCGACGACCATCTCCAGGATAAAGGGTATGAGCAAAGTGAAACCCGCCACACCGCCGAGATTCACTGCAGCGGTGAGCAGATAAAATTTACTGTAAAAGCAGGAAAACGGCGGCACGCCGAGGAGCGCCAGCATGCCGACGAAAAACGCACCGGCGATCAACGGCGCGGTTCTGGCCAACCCGCTCAGTTCGCTGATTTGCCGCGTCCCGGCTGTATAAGAAACCGCGCCGACGCAGAGAAACAACAGCCCTTTGGCCGCGCTGTGGTTCATGATGTGCATGACGCCGGCGTACCAGCCGAGACCGCTGCCCATGACACCAAGACCCAGGCCGAACAACACGTAGGAAAGATGCGCGATGGTGGAATAGGCCAGCAACCGCTTCAAATCATTTTGATAAAAGAACAACAGCAACGCCGTGATCATGGTGACCACTGCCATGGCGGCCAGCAGCACGCCCGCGCCGAAGGAGAGCTCCTGATTCGCCAAGGTCAGGCGGGCGATCAAAAACACGCCGGCCTTGACCATCGCCGCCGCATGTAGATACATAGAGACCGTCGTCGGCGCAGCCATGGCATCGGGCAACCAGGTGTAGAACGGCACCTGTGCAGATTTAGCCCAAGCGGCCACGACAAAACAGCCGAAAACCCAGAACCGCCACGCTTGGGGCAACTCGCGCAGAGCGGAAAATTCAAAGCTGCGTGTTTGCGCGAAAAGCAAAACCAGACCTAGGGCAAAAAAGATACCGCCGCTGAAGGTCATCAACAGCGCTTTGAATCCGGCGCGCAGGGATTCGGCATTCCGGTAGTGAGAGATGAGCGCCCACGAGCAGAGGGTCGTCGTCTCCCAAAAGAAAAACAACTGCAATAGATTGGGCGACACCGCCACGCCGATCATCGCGACGACAAACAGCAACAGCCAGGCATGATGACGGGCCTTTCCCTCTGCCCCCGGGTGTTCTTTGTTCTGATCGCTGAGATAGGTCTTGGAAAAAACAAAGACCAGGAAGCCCAGCACCACAACGATCGTCAACAACAACCAGCTCAAGGGATCCAGTTGATAACCAAAGCTCAGCGGCGGCTGCAGACCCTGCAGCCAATTCCAAGAGATGACAACGCGCACGACCGGTGCAACCAGATCAGCCGTCGCCAGCAACAGCACCAGAACGAGCAGGGTCGCAGAGATGGCCGGCAACGCCAAACGGTCAGCTTGGGAAGATCGGCCAAAGGCTACGAGCACGACGCCCAAAAGGGGTAATACGAACAGCAGGATGATCAGGGTGTCCATCTAGACGTTTCCTCTTCGGTCTCACCATGCGACAGCAGGGAGTGCAACACAGACAGCGCTTCCGACACCGGCCGGCTCAAGGTTGTTTGCGGCCTGCAGGCGTCGGGTTGAACGCCCAGCAACCTCACCTGGGCGCCGGTGGTTAACGACAGATAGCGCATGAGCGGCCGCAGGGACGCATGGTGCGCTGAGCAGGATACAGCGGTCAACTCCTCCTCCTGCAGCAACACCACTTGGCCGGCTTGGCCGTTGAAATCCACAGCATCGGCCAGCAAAATCGTCTGCGGCGCCAGGCGCCTGATGGGCTCTGTGTAGTTTTCCGGAAGCTCTTCAACCACCAGGGCGGTCAGTCGGCCGCGGCTGCCGAGCCGTTGCGCCAGCAGCGGACCAAAGGCATCGTCGCCGCACCCCGTGCGGCCGATACCCAGCAACACCGCTTTTTTCCCGTTCAACAGCCCATGCAATTCTTGCTTCAACGGAGCGCGCATAGATACTCTGATTCACTCTGCTTTGGCCGCTTATCGCTCCGGCAGTTTTTTTATCTGCCGCCAAGAGAAAACCGGCCCATCCACGCAGATGTATTTATGGCCGATGGCACAGTGGCCGCACTTGCCCACTCCGCACTTCATATAGCGCTCCAGTGTGGAGATGATATGGTCCTCGGGAAGTCCCATGGCCAACAGATCCTGAATCACAAAACGGATCATCACCGGCGGCCCGCAGGTGAACGCCACGGTTGCTGCAGGATCGATGTGCGTATGTTCGAATAACGTGGTCACGACACCCACCGGCCCGGTCCAGTTCTCATCCGGTACATCCACCGTCTGCAGCAGCGTCAGATCTTTGCGCTGCGCCCATTCCTCCAGCCGTGCTTTATAAACCCGGTCCGCCGGCGTGCGGGCGCCGTAAAGGATGGTGAAGCGGCCGAACTTTTCGCGTATGTCCAGCATGGGTTCAATGAGAGATCTGAGCGGCGGCAATCCAATACCGCCGGCGACAAAGAGAATATCATAGCCCTGGACTTCCTGCAAAGGAAAGTGGTTGCCCAACGGCGCCCGTATTCCCAATAGATCGCCGGGTTGCATAGCGTGCATGGCACGGGTCACCCGGCCGATGGCGCGCACAGTGATGGCGAACGTTCCGCTGCGGTTGGGATTGGAACAGAAACCAAACGGCGCTTCGCCGACGCCTAACACCGACGCCTCCACAAATTGGCCGGACAAATAGCGGAACCCGGCGTTGTACTGCGGATCGTCAAAGTGCATGGTGAACGTTTTGGTGTCCGCCGTTTCATCGACGATCTGATCGATCACGGCAAGCTGGGGAAGATAGAGTTTTTGCATACCGTTCATTCGTCTGGGATTAGAATTCCAAATCGCGCAAGTAAACCGGACGGTGGAAAACGGGCTGGGAGATGGCGTCTATCGCTCCGCCACCAACTGGCCTTCGCGTCTGATCCTTTTGACCACCGCCGCCATGTCGAGCAATCCGAAAGCCTGGCACACGGTAATACATCGCCCGCAGCCGACGCAGCCGGGATGTCCATCCGCTTGGATATAGGCGAAACTCAGTTTATGATAAAAACGCCGCTTGACCCGCTCTTTGGTTTGAGCGCGCGGATTGTGGCCCGACGCCTCCCGGGTGAAACCCGCATACTGACAGGAATCCCAGCAGCGGAAGCGCAACCCGGTCTTCTCCGTCTCTCTTTGATCCAACACCTCAAAACAGGTGCAGCAGGGACAGACATGAGTGCACCCTCCGCAGCTGAAGCACTCCATCCCCATCTCTTCCCATAATTTCTCATCCACCCGCTGATTGGTGATCGCGATCACCGCTTTGGCGAGGTACGCGGTGGGGATCATCTTTTCATCACAAGCCTGCATGAGCACCTGTCTTTGCTGCTCCTCTTTATCCCCGGCCGGTTGCCGGTCGCAGGTCTGCACGATGGCCGCGCCCTTGGGTGAACCCACCTCAGCCAAAAACAGATCGCCCAGGTCGGTGAGTTGCAGGTCAAAGCCATCGGATAGATAAGGCCCTCCGTTGCAGCAGATGCAGAAACAGGTATCAGCCGGCTGCAGGCAGGCCAGGCTGATCACCGTCGTATGATTACGCCTTTGCCAATAGAGGTCGTCCTTATAGGCGCCGCTGAAAAATCCATCCATATGCTTGAATCCCTGCACGTCACAGGAACGGATGCCAAACAAAATCTGCGGTGAAGGAAGAGGCGCGGGGGCCAATTGCGGTCTGGCAGGGCCTATGTTGAAAGTGAACAGGGGTTCATATGTCGGTTGTAAAAACCGTTTGGCGGGATGCAGTTCGTTTACATAATCCAGCGTTATTTCATCGGCAGAATGAATCGGTTGAAACGAGATCTCTCCATCGCTCTGGCGCACCGGCGCGATAACGGTCTGCTCGCGGCTTAAACTCTCCAGCCGCTTGAACAGGTGCGTTTTGCTGATCAGCCATTTCTCAATAATCGGCATCAGGCCATCTCCAATCTGGCAGCACACACTCTAAGCGGAATTTTCGTTTTGGGATCAAGAAGGGACCCGGCCAGAGCGAGCGCTTTCCCTTCGCGGTCGAGCACAGAAAAATACAGCGTTCCGGGCAATACCGTGCGCGTCACAGCGGCCTGTCCCACCCATTCGCCATGGCGGGTTTTGATTCTGACAGTGCTGCCGCTGCGACATTTCACTGCTTTAGCATCCTCCGGGTTTATTTCCACCAAGCTGAAGGGTTCCTCCCGATCCAATGTGAAAGAATGTTGGATGAGGGTGCCGGTCAAGCGGTGCAAGCGCCCCGGGCCCATGGTCAGGATAAAAGGAAACTCGGCATCGGGTGCGTCGCCCGTTGTGGCCGGGGCTTCGATGGGAGCATAAGCGTATCGGCTGCCGCTGCGGAGCACCGGCCATATCGCTCCGCCGGGCTGAGATATCGTCGCTTCATCCAGCTGTCCGTAGGCGGGATGCGCGTTTTGCATTTCGCTGAACCAGGTCGATGCCTCGCGGTCAGGCCAGGCTGATCCCAATTTTTTCGCCAACAGCGCGATAATCTCCCCATCCGGTTTGCTCTCACCCACAGGGTCGATGGCCTTGCGAATGCACTGAACGCGTCGCTCCAGGTTGGTGAACGTTCCTTCCTTTTCGGCAAAGCTGCAAGCGGGTAAAACAACATGTGCCGCCTGTGCCGTTTCTGTCAAAAACAAATCCTGAACGATCAGGAAATCCAACCGCGCCAGTGCCGGGGCGGCTGCCATGCTGGCTGTCAAATTTTCGCCGACCACATACAGTGCCCGCAGCGACGCGCCTGCCTGCTGCACCATCTCAGGCAATGTTTTGCCCGGTTCTTCCGGCAACGAACAGTTCCAGATGCGGCTGAAATGATCGGCGGCGGAGCGGTCAGTAAGAAATAAATGACCGGGCAACAGATCGGCTGCCATCCCCATATCGATGCTGCCCTGCATGTTATTGCTGTTCATCAGCGGTAAAAGACCGCACCCTGGTTTGTCCAGGTTGCCGGTCAGCACCGCCAGATTCCACAGCGCCTGCACACAGGCCAGACCGTCGGCTTGCTGGGTTATTCCATCTCCGTAAATGATCACCGCGGTTTCTGCGGTGGCAAAGCTTTCCGCCAACGCATGAATCTCCTGCGCG
Coding sequences within it:
- a CDS encoding oxidoreductase, with amino-acid sequence MDTLIILLFVLPLLGVVLVAFGRSSQADRLALPAISATLLVLVLLLATADLVAPVVRVVISWNWLQGLQPPLSFGYQLDPLSWLLLTIVVVLGFLVFVFSKTYLSDQNKEHPGAEGKARHHAWLLLFVVAMIGVAVSPNLLQLFFFWETTTLCSWALISHYRNAESLRAGFKALLMTFSGGIFFALGLVLLFAQTRSFEFSALRELPQAWRFWVFGCFVVAAWAKSAQVPFYTWLPDAMAAPTTVSMYLHAAAMVKAGVFLIARLTLANQELSFGAGVLLAAMAVVTMITALLLFFYQNDLKRLLAYSTIAHLSYVLFGLGLGVMGSGLGWYAGVMHIMNHSAAKGLLFLCVGAVSYTAGTRQISELSGLARTAPLIAGAFFVGMLALLGVPPFSCFYSKFYLLTAAVNLGGVAGFTLLIPFILEMVVAFAWFLHIGHKVFFGPVSEPAGRAANPPLSMSVVLILLMLFTLAAPYFALHLMRCFGL
- a CDS encoding hydrogenase maturation protease, with protein sequence MRAPLKQELHGLLNGKKAVLLGIGRTGCGDDAFGPLLAQRLGSRGRLTALVVEELPENYTEPIRRLAPQTILLADAVDFNGQAGQVVLLQEEELTAVSCSAHHASLRPLMRYLSLTTGAQVRLLGVQPDACRPQTTLSRPVSEALSVLHSLLSHGETEEETSRWTP
- a CDS encoding hydrogenase yields the protein MQKLYLPQLAVIDQIVDETADTKTFTMHFDDPQYNAGFRYLSGQFVEASVLGVGEAPFGFCSNPNRSGTFAITVRAIGRVTRAMHAMQPGDLLGIRAPLGNHFPLQEVQGYDILFVAGGIGLPPLRSLIEPMLDIREKFGRFTILYGARTPADRVYKARLEEWAQRKDLTLLQTVDVPDENWTGPVGVVTTLFEHTHIDPAATVAFTCGPPVMIRFVIQDLLAMGLPEDHIISTLERYMKCGVGKCGHCAIGHKYICVDGPVFSWRQIKKLPER
- a CDS encoding molybdopterin-dependent oxidoreductase; the protein is MILEVERNRVCAAFPQQSHPMSRGTLCIKGWNSHEFIHHPQRLTHPLIKKNGRFKQASWSQAITFAVQGLQSVQERYGADAVGVVGSVKTTNEEQYLLARFSRSVLQTANLDTAMRLHASPTVRGLLPHWGYGAAGAALTDVEKAKAILIVGANPKTQAANLGSFILQAAKKGSRILLIDSREQDHSRFYTQQVRPRPNTYLLILQALLQTIVSNGWQRPATPVLSGWKEKLAAYSTERAAGAAGITAQEIHALAESFATAETAVIIYGDGITQQADGLACVQALWNLAVLTGNLDKPGCGLLPLMNSNNMQGSIDMGMAADLLPGHLFLTDRSAADHFSRIWNCSLPEEPGKTLPEMVQQAGASLRALYVVGENLTASMAAAPALARLDFLIVQDLFLTETAQAAHVVLPACSFAEKEGTFTNLERRVQCIRKAIDPVGESKPDGEIIALLAKKLGSAWPDREASTWFSEMQNAHPAYGQLDEATISQPGGAIWPVLRSGSRYAYAPIEAPATTGDAPDAEFPFILTMGPGRLHRLTGTLIQHSFTLDREEPFSLVEINPEDAKAVKCRSGSTVRIKTRHGEWVGQAAVTRTVLPGTLYFSVLDREGKALALAGSLLDPKTKIPLRVCAARLEMA